In Osmerus eperlanus chromosome 17, fOsmEpe2.1, whole genome shotgun sequence, a single genomic region encodes these proteins:
- the gys2 gene encoding glycogen [starch] synthase, liver, translating into MPLTRSLSMSSLSGLPLWEEEDLPVEEMLLFEVAWEVTNKVGGIYTVIQTKAKITVDEWGENLFMMGPYYEHNFKTQVEACDPPNPAIKKAMDALNTNGCQVHFGRWLIEGSPYVILFDIESAAWNLDRWRGDLWDTCGIGMPFNDREANNALIFGSLIAWFFKELTDQTGDMPYVIAHFHEWQAGAGLILIRSRRIPVATVFTTHATLLGRYLCAGNVDFYNNLDKFNVDQEAGERQIYHRYCLERAAVHCAHVFTTVSQITAVEASHMLHRKPDVVTPNGLNVKKFSAMHEFQNLHSTNKNRIQEFIRGHFYGHLDFNLEKTLSFFIAGRYEFSNKGADIFLESLSRLNYLLRVHKSDVTVVVFFIMPAKTNNFNVETLKGQAVRKQLWDTAHSVKEKFGKRLYEALLKGEIPDMNTILDRDDFTIMKRAIFATQRHTLPPVTTHNMLDDASDPILANVRRIGLFNSRTDRVKIVFHPEFLSSTSPLLPMDYEEFVRGCHLGVFPSYYEPWGYTPGECTVMGIPSVTTNLSGFGCFMEDHVSDPAAYGIYIVDRRFRSADESCNQLTQFMLSFCQQSRRQRIIQRNRTERLSDLLDWRYLGRFYQHARHLAVSRAFPDKFQKDPLVPPQTQGFRYPRPASVPPSPSASLHSTPHHSDEDDDEDYDEDEEAERDRLNIKATFSLRDVLEGEKKLPGESGD; encoded by the exons ATGCCCCTGACTCGATCCTTATCCATGAGTTCCCTGAGCGGCCTTCCCctgtgggaggaggaagacctcCCTGTGGAAGAAATGCTGCTGTTTGAGGTAGCCTGGGAAGTCACCAACAAAG TGGGGGGTATCTACACAGTGATCCAGACCAAGGCTAAGATAACAGTGGATGAATGGGGGGAGAATCTCTTCATGATGGGGCCGTACTATGAGCACAACTTCAAGACCCAGGTGGAGGCATGCGACCCCCCAAACCCCGCCATAAAGAAAGCCATGGACGCGCTCAACACCAACGGCTGCCAG GTCCACTTTGGGCGCTGGTTGATAGAGGGCAGCCCTTATGTGATCCTGTTTGACATCGAGTCAGCAGCCTGGAACCTGGACCGCTGGAGGGGGGACCTGTGGGACACCTGTGGTATCGGCATGCCTTTTAACGACCGAGAGGCCAACAACGCGCTCATCTTTGGATCCCTGATAGCCTGGTTCTTCAAAGAG TTGACGGACCAAACAGGGGACATGCCATATGTCATCGCTCACTTCCACGAATGGCAGGCCGGGGCGGGGCTTATTCTCATCCGCTCACGGAGGATCCCCGTGGCAACTGTGTTCACGACACATGCCACTCTGCTGGGCCGGTACCTATGTGCTGGAAATGTGGACTTCTATAACAACCTGGACAAA TTCAACGTCGaccaggaggctggggagaggcaaaTCTACCACCGCTACTGCCTGGAGAGGGCTGCTGTCCACTGCGCTCACGTGTTCACAACAGTGTCCCAGATCACAGCTGTGGAGGCCAGCCACATGCTGCACAGGAAGCCAG atGTGGTCACCCCCAACGGTTTGAACGTGAAGAAGTTTTCAGCCATGCACGAGTTCCAGAACCTCCACTCCACCAACAAGAACCGGATCCAGGAGTTCATCCGGGGACATTTCTACGG CCACCTGGACTTCAACCTGGAGAAGACCCTTAGCTTTTTCATAGCAGGACGCTATGAGTTCTCCAACAAGGGAGCAGACATTTTCCTGGAGTCTCTGTCCAGACTCAACTACCTGCTGAGG GTGCATAAGAGCGATGTGACAGTGGTGGTGTTCTTCATCATGCCAGCGAAGACAAACAACTTCAACGTGGAAACACTGAAGGGACAAGCAGTACGCAAACAACTCTG GGACACTGCTCACAGTGTGAAGGAGAAGTTTGGGAAGCGACTGTATGAGGCCTTGTTAAA aGGGGAAATCCCTGACATGAACACTATCCTGGACAGAGATGATTTCACCATCATGAAGAGAGCCATCTTTGCCACACAG agacacactctccctccagtCACCACTCACAACATGCTGGACGACGCGTCAGACCCCATCCTGGCCAACGTGCGGCGCATCGGCCTCTTCAACTCTCGCACGGACCGCGTCAAG ATAGTATTCCACCCAGAGTTCCTGTCCTCCACCAGTCCCCTGCTGCCTATGGACTACGAGGAGTTTGTACGAGGCTGTCACCTGGGAGTCTTCCCCTCTTACTATGAGCCCTGGGGatacacaccag GTGAGTGCACGGTGATGGGGATACCCAGTGTGACCACCAACCTGTCTGGTTTCGGTTGTTTCATGGAGGACCATGTCTCTGACCCCGCCGCATATG ggatCTACATAGTGGACCGACGGTTTCGCTCAGCTGATGAGTCATGCAACCAGCTGACCCAGTTCATGCTCTCCTTCTGTCAGCAGTCCAGACGACAACGCATCATCCAGCGGAACCGCACAGAGAGGCTGTCTGACCTGCTGGACTGGAGGTACCTGGGACGG TTCTACCAGCATGCCCGCCACTTGGCCGTAAGCAGAGCTTTCCCTGACAAGTTCCAGAAGGATCCTCTGGTCCCTCCCCAG ACTCAGGGATTCCGTTACCCCCGGCCCGCCTCAGTGCCCCCTTCCCCTTCTGCCTCCCTacactccaccccccaccacagtgATGAAGACGATGACGAGGACtatgatgaagatgaagaggcagagagagataggctgaACATTAAAGCGACTTTCTCTCTCAGGGACGTGCTTGAGGGCGAGAAAAAACTGCCAGGAGAGTCTGGCGActga
- the spx gene encoding spexin prohormone 1 yields MKGARTVTAYALALLLVATFISHSLSAPKINIHRRNWTPQAMLYLKGTQGRRFISEDRKEGDVYDTLHLETRSQNTEKLSVNQVATVLLNFLQQTKEEADENPDEMYFQDLPAWKREYF; encoded by the exons ATGAAA GGTGCGAGGACTGTTACGGCATACGCGCTTGCGCTTTTACTGGTGGCAACGTTCATCTCTCATTCTTTGAGTGCACCCAAG ATTAATATCCATCGGAGAAACTGGACGCCGCAGGCTATGTTGTATCTCAAGGGGACTC AGGGAAGGCGGTTTATATCTGAAGACCGAAAAGAAGGAGACGTTTATGACACATTACACttgg AGACGCGCAGTCAGAACACTGAGAAGCTTAGTGTGAACCAGGTAGCCACTGTGTTGTTGAACTTCCTCCAACAGACCAAGGAAGAAG CTGACGAAAACCCGGATGAAATGTATTTTCAGGACCTGCCAGCTTGGAAAAGAGAATACTTCTGA